The following nucleotide sequence is from Azoarcus sp. CIB.
GGGCTACTGGGAATTCCCCGGCGGCAAGGTTGAGTCGGGCGAGTCGCCGGCCGACGCGCTGATCCGTGAGCTCGACGAGGAACTGGGGATTCGCGTGCATGCCGTGCGGCCATGGATCACGCGCGAGCATGCGTATGAGCATGCGCATGTGCGGTTGCACTTCTTCGAGGTTGCCGACTGGGAAGGCGAGCTGCACGATCACGTGCATAGCGCGCTTTCCTGGGAGCGGGTGGAGGCGCCGGAGGTCGGGCCGATGCTGCCGGCGAACGGCCCGATCCTGAAGGCCTTGCGCCTGCCGCGCTGGATGGGGATCACGCATGCGGCCGAAATTGGCGTCGCGCGCCAGCTCGAGCTGCTCGACGCGGCGCTGGCCGGCGGTCTGCGGCTGGTCCAGGTGCGCGAGCCGGGAATGGCCACGCCCGAAGTACGTGCCTTTGCCGCCGAGGTTTTGAAACGGGCGCGGGCGTGTGGGGCGGCGGTTGTCGTGAACGGCAGCGCGGAGCTCGCAGCGGAGACCGGGGCCGATGGCGTGCACCTGTCGGCCGCGCAGCTGGGCGTCCTGGGGGCGCGACCGGCGCTGGAGTGGGTCGGTGCCTCGTGCCATACGCGCGAGGAGCTGGAGCGTGCGGCCGGTCTCGGCCTGGACTATGTAGTGCTGGGCGCGGTGCAGTCGACCGCGACGCATCCCGGGCAGGCGGCGCTGGGGTGGGAGCGGTTCACGGAGTTAGTCAGCGGGCTGCCGATGCCCGTGCTTGCGCTCGGGGGGCTGGGGTTGGCCGACATGGAGCGCGCGCGGATGGCTGGCGCGCATGGCATCGCGGCGATCCGCGGGACTTGGGATCAGTCCTGAGTCGAGGGTCCGGAGGGGTTTTGCTCGCCCGGATCGCCCTCGTCTGCGGTTGGGACGCGGTAGTCCTCGGATGCCCAGGCACCGAGGTCGATCTGCTTGCAGCGTTCGGAGCAGAACGGGCGGAAGCGGTTCTCCGGCACCCAGCGGACGGGGGCGCCGCATTGCGGACAATTGACGGTGCGGATCTTCGCCATGCTGCGGGCGGCCTCAGAGGCTGCAGAAAGTGAGTTCGAAGTTGACGTCGCGCTCGGCGAGCCGCGGGCGGATCACCGTTTCGGAGAGCATGAAGCGGACGTTGAGCGCGTACTTGTTGGCGCTGATCTCGGGCACGACGGCGTCGTTCGGAGGCAGGCGCAGGCGCAGCATCTGTGCGCTGCGGCCGGCCATCATGAGCTGGTAGGTGCCGCCGCGGGCGAGCTGCGTCTCGGGGCGCCCGCTCGCGCGCAGCAGGCGCAGGACGATCGAGAGTCCGTCGCGGATCGGCAGCATCGGGTGTACCCAGTTGGACAGCTCGTGTCTGCGCTGGTCAGCATCGCGCTGCAGCCAGTAGTGGTAGGACGGCAGGTCGAACTGGCACACGCCGCCGGGAATCGACGCGCGGCTGCGGATCGCCATCAGCCACTCGTTTTCGCGCAGGTACTGGCCGATCTTGCCGGCCATCGCGAGCAGCGACGAGGAGGCCTGTTCGATCTCGTAGAGTGCCCCCGACAGCGCTTCCTCGGAGATCTCCGGATTGTTGCGGAAGGAGATCAGGATCTGGCGTTGGCGTTCGAGTTCCTGCACGAGGTCGACCTTGAGGTCGGCGCGGCCGGCGACCTCGAGGATTTCGAACAGGGTGAGCAGTGTGACGTGGTGATCCTGCGGAGCATCGCCGCGCGAAAAATGGGCGAGCTTGGTGTACAGGTCTTCCAGGCGCAGGAGGGTGCGGATACGCTCGTTAAGAGGATATTCGTAGCTGATCACCGCATGTGCGCCTGAGAAAACCGGATCTCCCGTTAGTGCCGGGATGATAGCACAGGGGATATGCCGCGGCCTGTCCGTTTGCGGCGCGGAATCGCCCGAAAAGCCTTTGTCCGTGGGCGTTTTCAGGCGACCGTGCGGGCGGCGGCGAGGTACTTTTCGTGTAGGCGGTCGACCTGCGTGATGAGCGTCGCGAGATCACTGCCGTTGTCGATGACCTCGTCGGCGGCGGCGAGGCGTTGTTCGCGGCTTGCCTGGGTCGCCATGATGGCGCGGACCTGCTCTTCCGGCAGGTGGCTGCGCGTCATGACGCGCGCGATCTGGACCTCGACGGGGCAGTCGACGACGCACAGGCTGTCGCATCGTTCGCGATACTTGCCGGATTCGACCAGCAGCGGCACGACCAGCACGACATAGGGGGCGCGCGCCGCACTCACCTGACGTGCGCTTTCGGCGCCGATCGCCGGGTGCAGGATCGCTTCGAGCCGGCGCCGTTCGTTCGGGTCGGCGAAGGCGCGGTCGCGCATGGCCTTGCGGTCGAGTGCGCCGTCGGGTGTGATCACGGCGTCGCCGAAGGCCGCGCGGATCGCCGGAATCGCTTGTCCGCCCGGTCCGGTGAGGGCATGCGCGATGGCATCGGTGTCGACGATAGCGGCGCCGAGTTCGGCAAAACGGTCGGCCGCTGCGCTTTTGCCGCTGCCGATGCCGCCGGTGAGGCCGACGATGTAGGGGCTGTTGCTCATGGTGTGCATTCGCTGATGGTTGCGCCCGACCGGCGCACGGCCGGTGAACTGGTGAGGGTTTTGAGGGTGCTTGCCGGGCCGCGGACCTCAATGCGGTGAACGGTGGTCGTGCGCGAGGCGATGCCGGCGCCGCGCACCTGTTTCGCCTGCATTGTCGCGAGGTGTTGCTGGGCCTTGGCTTCGGTCTTGAATAGGCCGAGCGAGATCGCGTACTGGTTGGGGCCGGGGTCGTTGACGATGAAGAGTTCCGATACCCCCTGGCTGCGCAGTTCGGCGACGCGCCGTTCGGCCGCTTCGCGCCCGCCGTTGGGAGGGATGCGCACCCACCACGCGGTGGGGGTGCTGCTGGTTTTGCGTTCGCCGCGCAGTCCGGGTTTGCCCGCGATGGCAGCCTGCATGAGGGCATCGGCTTCGCTTTCGGCGAGTCCGCCGATGACGGTGCAGGCCTGCGGCAATGCCGGCGCAGCGGCCGCAGGGGTTGCGGGCGGTGGCGCTTCGCGGCCGTTGGCGGTTTCGGGCAGGGCGGCGGTCTGCTCGGCGGGCGGCGTTGCCGCTTCGGCTTCGCGCTGGGGGGCGGTGCCGCCCGGGCGCAGCACGATGCGGTCCGGGTTGAGCTGGTTGCTCAGGCGTTCGGGTTCGCCTTCGGGCGCGGAGTTGCCCAGCCAGCCCCGGATCGACGCCAGGGCGAGCAGGTTGAGCAGCACGAGAATGACGAATACGATGCGCATGGGCGAACTTTACCGGATAGGCGACCGATTCTGGCCCCAAGCCTCAGCCGAACTTCGGCAGGTGCGCGAGCGAGGCGGCGACCGCTTCGGCCGGATAGTCGTAGTTTTCGAGTTGGCCGGAGAAGTAGCGGTCGTAGGAGCTCATGTCGAAGTGACCGTGGCCGGTGAGGTTGAAGAGGATTACCTTCGGCTCGCCCGTGGCCTTGCACGCGAGCGCCTCGTCGATGGCGGCGCGGATCGCGTGGCAGGACTCGGGCGCCGGGATGATGCCTTCGTTGCGCGCGAACATGACGCCGGCCTCGAAGGTGGCGAGTTGCGGCACGGCGACGGCCTCGAGCAGTCCCTCGTGGTAGAGCTGCGACACCAGCGGCGAGTCGCCGTGGTAGCGCAGGCCGCCGGCGTGGATGCCCGGCGGCATGAAATCGTGGCCCAGCGTGTACATCTTCATCAGCGGCGTGAAGCCGGAGGCGTCGCCGAAGTCGTAGGCGTACTGGCCCTTCGTCAGCGTCGGGCAGGAGGTCGGCTCGACAGCGACGCAGCGGAGCTTCTCGGCGCGCTTGTCGCCCGAGGCCTTGTCGGCGAGGAAGGGGAAGGCGATGCCCCCGAAGCTCGAGCCGCCGCCGCAGGGGCCGAGGACGACGTCGGGGTAGAGGCCGATCTTGTCGAACTGCTTCTTCGCCTCCAGGCCGATGATGGTCTGGTGCAACAGCACGTGGTTGAGTACCGAGCCGAGGGTGTAGTTGGTGTCGGCGCGGCCGGCGGCCTCTTCGACGGCTTCGGAGATGGCGAGGCCGAGCGAACCGGGGTTGTCCGCATCCTTGGCGAGTGCGTCGCGGCCGGTCTGGGTCATCTCGGACGGGCTCGCGAACACTTCGGCGCCCCAGGTCTGCATCATCAGGCGGCGGTAGGGCTTCTGGTGGTAGCTGACCTTGACCATGTAGACGCGCACGTCGAGGCCGAACATCTGGCCGGCGAAGGCGATTGATGAGCCCCACTGGCCTGCGCCGGTCTCGGTGGCGAGGCGCTTGATGCCGGCCTGCTTGTTGTAGAAGGCCTGCGGTACGGCGGAGTTGGGCTTGTGCGAGCCGGCGGGGGAGACGCCTTCGTGCTTGAAGAAGATCTTCGCCGGGGTGCCGAGCGCACGTTCGAGGCGCACGGCACGCATCAGCGGGCTGGGGCGCCAGATCTTGTAGATCTCGCGCACTTCGTCTGGGATCGCGATCCAGCGCTCGGCGCTCATCTCCTGTTCGAGGATCTGGCCGGGGAAGATCGCCAGCATCTGCTCGGGGCTCACCGGCTTGCCGTCGGGCCCGAGCGAGGGGGACGGCGGGTTGGGCATGTCGGCGACGACGTTGTACCAGTGCGTCGGGATCTCGTTCTCGTCGAGCAGGATGCGGGTCGGTTCGGTCATCTGGTCTTCTCCCTCTTTGTCGTTTGGCGGTGGTGCGACGCGCCTCCCTACGGCGTGTCGGGCTGTGTGGCGGCGACTGCTAGGCCCTTGAGGACCAGGTTGTCGACGTGTCGGAACGGGATGTCCAGCGCGTTGGCGAGCATGTCGGCGCCGCCGCCGCTCAGCAGGCACAGGGCGCCGGTTTCGTGCGCAATGTGCCGGAACATGCGCTCGACGGCGCCGGCCTGCGCGTTGACGCAGCCGGATGCGATGGCGTCGGCGGTGTTGCGCGGGGCATCGACGAAGCGGCCGTCGGCGAACGGCAGCTGGGCGGTGTCGCGGGCGAGCGAGCGGCGCATCAGGTGTTCGCCGGGGAGGATCACTCCGCCGCGGAAGAGGCCGTCTGCGGCCAGGATGTCGATCGTGGTCGCCGTGCCGGCACTGACGACGAGGCAGGCGGCAGGGTGCAGGGCGCGCGCGCCGATCAGGGCCGCCCAGCGGTCGGTGCCGAGCTGGCCGGGCTGGTCATAGGCGTTGCGTACTCCGCAGCACGCGGCTGACGAGCGCAGCCATTCCGGGGCGGGGGCGTGGCCGTGCAGGGCATGTGCGATCGCGTCGGCGACATCGGAGCCGGCGACGTTGGAGCCGAAGACCCTGGTTATGCCGGCGCAGCCTTGCGCGATGGCGCCGAGCTCGTCGACGCGCGCATGTTCGAGCGCGCCCTCGCCCTGCCACACGCCGTCGCCGAAAAGGCCCCATTTGACGCGTGTGTTGCCGGCGTCGATCAGCAGGATCACTGCGCGGCCCTCAGCGAGACCTCGCCGGTGAGGATGCGGGTCAGGCCCTCGTCGGTACGCAGGAGCAGGGCGCCGTCGTCGTCGACACCGACGCAGATGCCGGTGATCTCGTTTCCGTCGCCGGTGATGCGTACGGGCAGGTCGGCGAAGGCGTTGCGCTGCTGCCAGGCGCTGCGCAGCGCGGGGAAACCGGCGGCGGCGTAGGTGTCGAACAGGGCATACAGCTCGGTGAGCACCGCCGCGAGGAGGCGGTTGCGGTCGGGCCGCGTGGCGAGGTGCTCGCCCAGGTCGGTGACGGCGGGCTGGTCGGGGATTCGTGTTCCCGCGGGCAGGTGCAGGTTGATGCCGATGCCGACGACGGCCGCCGGGGTGCGGCCGCGGCCGGGCAGCAGTTCGACGAGGATGCCGGCGAGCTTGTGGCCATTCACGAGCACGTCGTTGGGCCACTTGAGCTGCAGGCCCTGTACGCCGAGTATTTCCAGCGCACGGACGACGGCGAGACCGGCGACGAGCGACAGTCCGGCCGGTACCGGGGCGCCGGGCACGAAACGCCAAAGGGTCGAGAAGGTCAGGCTGCCGCCGGGCCACGACTGCCACTGGCGGCCGCGCCGGCCGCGTCCGGCGGTCTGCCGTTCGGCGACGACGACGTGGACGCGTCCGTCGTCCGCCGGCGTCGCGTCCATGAGCACGCTGTTGGTGGAGGCGCACTCGTCGAGCACCTGCACGTCGAAGGTGCCGGCGAGATCGCCGAGTTGCTGGAGGATGGCTGCGGCGTTCAGCGGCGCGTCGGAGGTGGGTGCACTCAAGCCGGTCTTCCCGTGCGATACGTGAAAACCTGCATTATCCGTCATTGCATGCGCATGCACGAGTGCGGTGCGCTGCATCCCGGCGGCGCGGGGGGTTCCTGCGGCCGGACCAGGGTGGCTGTGGCGTCAGGCCGGTGGCGGCGCGGGGCGTTCGTCGTCCATGCCGAGTTCCTGGATCTTGCGCGTGATGGTGTTGCGTCCGATTCCCAGCAGCTGCGCGGCTTCGATGCGGCGGCCACCGGTGGCGCCGAGGGCGCGGCGGATCAGCGTGCGTTCGAAGTCGCGCGTGAGGCGCTCGAACACTTCGCCCGGTGAGGTTGCGATCAGGCGGTCGGCTTCGAGCGCGAGCCCGTCCGCCCAGCTGATCGGCGCCTCGCGGTCGGGCTGTGCCTTCATGTCGGGCGGCAGGTCGGCGATCTCGACGACCTGACCGGGCGCCATCACGTTGAGCCAGTGGCACAGGTTCTCGAGTTGCCGCACGTTGCCGGGGAAGGGCAGGGCCTGCAAGTACTTGATTGCCGCGTCGGACACGCGCTTGGGCGCCACGCCGAGGTCCTGAGCGCTCTTCTGCAGGAAGTGCCCGACGAGCAGCGGGATGTCCTCGCGGCGCTCGCGCATCGGCGGCAGGCGCAGGCGGATGACGTTGAGGCGGTGGAACAGGTCTTCGCGAAACAGGCCCTGGCGGACACGGTCTTCGAGGTTCTGGTGGGTCGCTGCAATGACGCGGACGTTGGTGCGGATCGGCTGTTGGCCGCCGACGCGGTAGAAGTGGTTGTCGGAGAGCACGCGCAGCAGGCGCGTCTGCAGTTCGGCGGGCATGTCGCCGATCTCGTCGAGGAAAAGCGTGCCGCCGTCGGCTTGCTCGAAGCGTCCGCGCCGCTGGGCGGCTGCGCCGGTGAAGGCACCGCGCTCGTGGCCGAACAGCTCGGATTCCAGCAGGTCGCGCGGAATCGCCGCGGTGTTGATTGCGATGAAGGGGGCGTCGGCCCGCGGGCTGTGGCGGTGCAGCGCGCGCGCGACGAGTTCCTTGCCGGTGCCCGATTCGCCGTTGATCAGCACGGTGGCGTGCGACTGCGCGAGGCGGCCAATCGCGCGGAAGACTTCCTGCATCGCCGGCGCCTGGCCGAGGATCTCGGGGGCGAGCGCGGTGCTCTCCGATGCACCTTTCTGGTGCGAGCTTTGCGCGATCGCGCGCTGAACCAGTGCAACGGCCTGATCAACGTCGAACGGCTTGGGCAGGTATTCGAAGGCGCCACCCTGGAAGGCCGACACCGCGCTCTCCAGATCCGAGTATGCGGTCATGATGATGACCGGGAGTTGCGGGTGCAGCGTCTTCACCCGCTTGAGCAGGCTGAGGCCGGACTCGCCCGGCATGCGAATGTCCGAAATCAGTACCTTGGGCGGGGTCGGTTCGATCTCGAGCGCGGAGAGAGCCTCGTTGGCGGACGAGAAGCTGCGATGCGGGATGTCCTCGCGGCCGAGTGCCTTCTCGAGCACCCAGCGGATGGAGCGGTCATCATCAACGATCCAGACGGTGTTCATTATTTAATGCACCTTTTTGGTGCGATCGTGCCGCTCCTTGGGGCGTCAGGCACGGTCGATGATCGGCAACAGGATGGTGAAGCAGGTGCGGCCCTTGCGGCTTTCGACTTCGATCATGCCTTGATGCTGCTCGACGAAGCTCTGTGCCAGCGAGAGACCGAGGCCGCTCCCCCCTTCGCGCCCCGAGACCAGCGGATAGAAGATCTTGTCGCGGATCTCATCCGGAATGCCGGGGCCGTTGTCGATTACTTGCAATTCCAATGCCAGCTTGAAGCGGCGCTTTGCGAGCGTCACCTGGCGGGCGACGCGCGTGCGCAGGCGGATCTCGCCACGGCCCTCCATCGCCTGCGCGGCGTTGCGCGCGATGTTGAGAATGGCCTGGATGAGCTGTTCGCGGTCGGCGGTGAGTTCGGGCAGGCTCGTGTCGTAGTCGCGGCGGATCGTGATCTCGGGGTACTCGGCGAGGATCAGGCGGCGCACGCGCTCCAGCACGTCGTGGATGTTGAGCTGGTCCGGCCGCATCATGCAGTGCGAGGTCAGCAGCCGGTTCATCAGGTCCTGCAGGCGGTCGGCCTCGGCGATGATGACCTCGGTATATTCGCGCAGCTGCGGGTCGGCGAGTTCCCGTTCCAGCAGCTGCGCGGAACCACGGATGCCGCCGAGCGGGTTCTTGATCTCGTGGGCGAGGTTGCGGATCAGTTCGCGGTTGGCCTGCTGCTGCTGCAGCAGCTGTTCCTCGCGTGCGACGCGCAATTGCGCGTCGATCGGGCGGAACTCGAGGAGCAGGCGCAAACCCGCTGCCTCGGCCGGGCTCACGGTGCAGTCGACGTGCAGCGGCTCGGCGTTGGGGCGGGCGATCTTGAGATCCTGGCCCGTGTAGCTCCAGTTCTTGCGCAGCGCGTTGTCGAGCGCGGCGGCCAGGCCGGCGGGTTCGCCGAGGAGCTGCGACAGCGGGGCGCCGATCAGGCGCCGGTGGCTGACGGCGAAGAGGTTTTCGGCGCCGGCGTTGAGGTAGCGGATCAGCAGATGGTCGTCGACGACGACAACGGCCGACGAGAGTAGATCGAGCCCGGCGAAGGGGCCCGCAAGAGCGGGGGGTTTGGGCGTGTTCGGCATGGGTGTGTTCTCGGAATCCCTTTTGGTCTCGCAAAAAACACGCCAGCTTGCAGTTGCCCCTACTTCAGGTTGCCGAGTTCCTTCCTGAGGGCCTCGATATTGCGCTGGTGCAGTTCGACCGTGTCGCGCAGCGGTTGCAGCCGGCTCTGGACGACGGGCAGCCGGCGCTCGGCGCCCTGGTAGCGCCCTTCCTGCTCGGCGACGGCCTTTTCGGCATCGGCGAGGGCGGCTTCCTCGGTGGCGAGTTCCTTTTCCAGCACTTGCCGGCGGGTGTCGTCGCGGGCGCGCTGTGCGTCAGGGGCAACGCGCGGGAAATTCGATGGGGTCGGTTGGGATGCCGAGGGCGCGCGCTTGGACGGGGCGGGAACCGAGGAGACGGCCTGGTCCTCGCTGAGCTGCTTGCAGCCGCGGCCCTGGTTGCGGTCGTTGGTGTAGGTGACGGCGCCGTTTGCGTCCACGCACTTGAAGACCTGGGACTGGGCCAGGGGGGACGCGAGCAGAAGGAGCAGTACCGGAAGAGTTCGCATGTCCGTCGGTCGGAGAGTCAGGGATGCATCCGGTGCCGAGACGGGCCTCCCGCAATGCATACGTGGGGCATTAGACCCCATAAAAAAGGGACGGGCAATGCCCGTCCCCCTTCGACCTCAGCGTAATCCGGAGATTACAGGCTGTAGTACATGTCGAATTCCACCGGGTGGGTGGTGATGCGCATGCGGTCGACTTCTTCCATCTTCAGCGCGATGTAGGCGTCGATGAAGTCGTTCGAGAACACGCCGCCACGGGTCAGGAACTCGCGATCCTTGTCGAGGTACTCGAGCGCCTGTTCGAGGCTGGTGCACACGGTCGGGATCAGCGCGTCTTCTTCCGGCGGCAGGTCGTACAGGTTCTTGTCGGCCGGATCGCCAGGATGGATCTTGTTCTGGATGCCGTCCAGGCCGGCCATCATCAGGGCGGCGAAGCACAGGTACGGGTTGGCCAGGGGATCCGGGAAGCGCGCTTCGATGCGGCGGCCCTTCGGGTTGGCGACGTACGGGATGCGGATCGAGGCCGAACGGTTGCGGGCCGAGTAGGCGAGCTTGGTCGGGGCTTCGTAGTGCGGCACGAGGCGCTTGTACGAGTTGGTGCCCGGGTTGGTGATCGCGTTCAGCGCGCGGGCGTGCTTGATGATGCCGCCGATGTAGTACAGCGCGATGTCGGACAGGCCGGCGTAGCCGTTGCCCGCGAACAGGTTCTGGCCGTCTTTCCAGATCGACTGGTGGACGTGCATGCCCGAGCCGTTGTCGCCGACGATCGGCTTCGGCATGAAGGTCGCGGTCTTGCCGTACTGGTGTGCGACGTTGTGCACGATGTACTTGAGGATCTGGGTCCAGTCGGCGCGCTGGGTCAGCGTGCTGAACTTGGTGCCGATCTCGCACTGGCCGGCGTTCGCGACCTCGTGGTGATGCACTTCCACCGGTACTCCGGCGGCTTCGAGCGCGAGCACCATGGCGGCGCGCACGTCGTTAAGGCTGTCGACCGGGGGAACCGGGAAGTAGCCGCCCTTGACGCGCGGACGGTGGCCGGTGTTGCCGCCTTCGAACTTGTCGGCGGTCGACCACGCGGCTTCTTCCGAGATGATCTTGCTGTACACGCCCGACATGTCGACGGACCACTCGACGGAGTCGAAGATGAAGAATTCGGGTTCCGGACCGAAGAAGGCGGTGTCGCCCAGGCCGGTGCTCTTCAGATAGGCCTCGGCGCGCTTGGCGATCGAGCGCGGGTCGCGGTCATAGCCCTTGCCGTCGGACGGTTCGATGACGTCGCAGGTCAGGACGAGGGTGGTCTCGTCGAAGAACGGGTCGATGAAGGCGGTGCGGGCTTCCGGCAGCAGGATCATGTCGGAGGCCTGGATGCCCTTCCAGCCGGCCAGCGAGGAGCCGTCGAAGGGGTGGCCGTGCTCGAAGTGATCTTCCTCGAACGCCGAAACGGGCAGGCCGACGTGGTGTTCCTTGCCACGCGTATCGGTAAAGCGCAGGTCGACGAAGCGGACTTCGTTTTCCTGGATCATCTTCATGACGTCTTGAGCGTTCATATTCACTCCTGATGAGAAGAGGCGAAAGCGGTTGTTGGTAACGGAAAACTTCCGATGGAGCGGAAGTAAGCAGTATCTGTGCCATGCGTAAGTTCGGCTTCGCCGGGCATTGTGCCACAAGGGCGAGTGCGCGTATCGCGGACGCGCGTGAACGAGGTGCGCGGGGCTGTGGCGGAAGCGGCGGAATAAGGGACGGAAAGCACTGCGGGTTCGGGCGAAGCGGTGAGAAGGTCTGCGCGTGCACCGAAAATGTGCGTGCCGTGCTGTGCATGCACCATCAAGGTGCGATCCGGCCCAGGATGGTGATGGCCCGGTAGTGAGGGCGCTCCGCGAGCAGGGCGTCGATGCGCAGGCGCAGCTCGTCGCGGGGGATTTCGTCGAGGTCAGCTGCGCCGAGGATCACCTCGGCCTCGATGCGGTCGCCGAGGTAGTGGATCAGCACGCGCGGCGGCGTCGCGAGCGGCCGGTCGATCAGGGCTTCGAGGGTACGCACGATTTCGGTGCGTTCGGGCAGGGGCGTGAGTCCGGCGCTCTGCAGTAGCGCATCGTTTTCGGCGTCGACATGCACCAATACCTCGCGCACGTCGGGGTGAGCGGTGCGCACGCGTAAGTACACCGTGTCGGAAATCTGGTGCCCTTCGGACACGGTGATGCGCGGGTCGACCTGAATGTGGGCGTCGCACAGCACGCGATCGGCCATGCGGCGGGTGCGCAGGTCGTGCAGGCCGATGACGCCCGGC
It contains:
- the ntrC gene encoding nitrogen regulation protein NR(I), producing the protein MNTVWIVDDDRSIRWVLEKALGREDIPHRSFSSANEALSALEIEPTPPKVLISDIRMPGESGLSLLKRVKTLHPQLPVIIMTAYSDLESAVSAFQGGAFEYLPKPFDVDQAVALVQRAIAQSSHQKGASESTALAPEILGQAPAMQEVFRAIGRLAQSHATVLINGESGTGKELVARALHRHSPRADAPFIAINTAAIPRDLLESELFGHERGAFTGAAAQRRGRFEQADGGTLFLDEIGDMPAELQTRLLRVLSDNHFYRVGGQQPIRTNVRVIAATHQNLEDRVRQGLFREDLFHRLNVIRLRLPPMRERREDIPLLVGHFLQKSAQDLGVAPKRVSDAAIKYLQALPFPGNVRQLENLCHWLNVMAPGQVVEIADLPPDMKAQPDREAPISWADGLALEADRLIATSPGEVFERLTRDFERTLIRRALGATGGRRIEAAQLLGIGRNTITRKIQELGMDDERPAPPPA
- the glnL gene encoding nitrogen regulation protein NR(II), with translation MPNTPKPPALAGPFAGLDLLSSAVVVVDDHLLIRYLNAGAENLFAVSHRRLIGAPLSQLLGEPAGLAAALDNALRKNWSYTGQDLKIARPNAEPLHVDCTVSPAEAAGLRLLLEFRPIDAQLRVAREEQLLQQQQANRELIRNLAHEIKNPLGGIRGSAQLLERELADPQLREYTEVIIAEADRLQDLMNRLLTSHCMMRPDQLNIHDVLERVRRLILAEYPEITIRRDYDTSLPELTADREQLIQAILNIARNAAQAMEGRGEIRLRTRVARQVTLAKRRFKLALELQVIDNGPGIPDEIRDKIFYPLVSGREGGSGLGLSLAQSFVEQHQGMIEVESRKGRTCFTILLPIIDRA
- a CDS encoding Nudix family hydrolase, whose amino-acid sequence is MTKRVEVAAGVIFRRDGRFLLGQRAPDTFYAGYWEFPGGKVESGESPADALIRELDEELGIRVHAVRPWITREHAYEHAHVRLHFFEVADWEGELHDHVHSALSWERVEAPEVGPMLPANGPILKALRLPRWMGITHAAEIGVARQLELLDAALAGGLRLVQVREPGMATPEVRAFAAEVLKRARACGAAVVVNGSAELAAETGADGVHLSAAQLGVLGARPALEWVGASCHTREELERAAGLGLDYVVLGAVQSTATHPGQAALGWERFTELVSGLPMPVLALGGLGLADMERARMAGAHGIAAIRGTWDQS
- the zapD gene encoding cell division protein ZapD; amino-acid sequence: MISYEYPLNERIRTLLRLEDLYTKLAHFSRGDAPQDHHVTLLTLFEILEVAGRADLKVDLVQELERQRQILISFRNNPEISEEALSGALYEIEQASSSLLAMAGKIGQYLRENEWLMAIRSRASIPGGVCQFDLPSYHYWLQRDADQRRHELSNWVHPMLPIRDGLSIVLRLLRASGRPETQLARGGTYQLMMAGRSAQMLRLRLPPNDAVVPEISANKYALNVRFMLSETVIRPRLAERDVNFELTFCSL
- a CDS encoding TrpB-like pyridoxal phosphate-dependent enzyme, giving the protein MTEPTRILLDENEIPTHWYNVVADMPNPPSPSLGPDGKPVSPEQMLAIFPGQILEQEMSAERWIAIPDEVREIYKIWRPSPLMRAVRLERALGTPAKIFFKHEGVSPAGSHKPNSAVPQAFYNKQAGIKRLATETGAGQWGSSIAFAGQMFGLDVRVYMVKVSYHQKPYRRLMMQTWGAEVFASPSEMTQTGRDALAKDADNPGSLGLAISEAVEEAAGRADTNYTLGSVLNHVLLHQTIIGLEAKKQFDKIGLYPDVVLGPCGGGSSFGGIAFPFLADKASGDKRAEKLRCVAVEPTSCPTLTKGQYAYDFGDASGFTPLMKMYTLGHDFMPPGIHAGGLRYHGDSPLVSQLYHEGLLEAVAVPQLATFEAGVMFARNEGIIPAPESCHAIRAAIDEALACKATGEPKVILFNLTGHGHFDMSSYDRYFSGQLENYDYPAEAVAASLAHLPKFG
- a CDS encoding SPOR domain-containing protein, whose product is MRIVFVILVLLNLLALASIRGWLGNSAPEGEPERLSNQLNPDRIVLRPGGTAPQREAEAATPPAEQTAALPETANGREAPPPATPAAAAPALPQACTVIGGLAESEADALMQAAIAGKPGLRGERKTSSTPTAWWVRIPPNGGREAAERRVAELRSQGVSELFIVNDPGPNQYAISLGLFKTEAKAQQHLATMQAKQVRGAGIASRTTTVHRIEVRGPASTLKTLTSSPAVRRSGATISECTP
- a CDS encoding DUF4124 domain-containing protein encodes the protein MRTLPVLLLLLASPLAQSQVFKCVDANGAVTYTNDRNQGRGCKQLSEDQAVSSVPAPSKRAPSASQPTPSNFPRVAPDAQRARDDTRRQVLEKELATEEAALADAEKAVAEQEGRYQGAERRLPVVQSRLQPLRDTVELHQRNIEALRKELGNLK
- the coaE gene encoding dephospho-CoA kinase (Dephospho-CoA kinase (CoaE) performs the final step in coenzyme A biosynthesis.), which codes for MSNSPYIVGLTGGIGSGKSAAADRFAELGAAIVDTDAIAHALTGPGGQAIPAIRAAFGDAVITPDGALDRKAMRDRAFADPNERRRLEAILHPAIGAESARQVSAARAPYVVLVVPLLVESGKYRERCDSLCVVDCPVEVQIARVMTRSHLPEEQVRAIMATQASREQRLAAADEVIDNGSDLATLITQVDRLHEKYLAAARTVA
- a CDS encoding type III pantothenate kinase, with protein sequence MILLIDAGNTRVKWGLFGDGVWQGEGALEHARVDELGAIAQGCAGITRVFGSNVAGSDVADAIAHALHGHAPAPEWLRSSAACCGVRNAYDQPGQLGTDRWAALIGARALHPAACLVVSAGTATTIDILAADGLFRGGVILPGEHLMRRSLARDTAQLPFADGRFVDAPRNTADAIASGCVNAQAGAVERMFRHIAHETGALCLLSGGGADMLANALDIPFRHVDNLVLKGLAVAATQPDTP
- a CDS encoding DNA gyrase inhibitor YacG, whose product is MAKIRTVNCPQCGAPVRWVPENRFRPFCSERCKQIDLGAWASEDYRVPTADEGDPGEQNPSGPSTQD
- a CDS encoding biotin--[acetyl-CoA-carboxylase] ligase, which gives rise to MSAPTSDAPLNAAAILQQLGDLAGTFDVQVLDECASTNSVLMDATPADDGRVHVVVAERQTAGRGRRGRQWQSWPGGSLTFSTLWRFVPGAPVPAGLSLVAGLAVVRALEILGVQGLQLKWPNDVLVNGHKLAGILVELLPGRGRTPAAVVGIGINLHLPAGTRIPDQPAVTDLGEHLATRPDRNRLLAAVLTELYALFDTYAAAGFPALRSAWQQRNAFADLPVRITGDGNEITGICVGVDDDGALLLRTDEGLTRILTGEVSLRAAQ